The Brachionichthys hirsutus isolate HB-005 chromosome 3, CSIRO-AGI_Bhir_v1, whole genome shotgun sequence genome has a window encoding:
- the LOC137917784 gene encoding protein spire homolog 1-like — translation MSVLQLCAAHLPSLSDAAIHYQAVCRALYAETRELHTFLEKIKSAKENLRKMEEATSAEPGRDLNELQNADWARCWVQVMRGLRDGVKLKKVQERQYNPLPIEYQLTPYEMLMDDIRSKRYKLRKVMVNGDIPPRLEKSAHEVILEFIRSRPPLNPVSARKLKPQTQPPPTLHERILEEIKAERKLRPVSPGEIRRGRLGFGKTRSMPQDLFRAGLDDFSPRMGRRTSSSLSLTNGSASPCREPSGSQSAPPRKKLLKAPSLSELDSSDSDDDIFGHRSASSSSVATSLRDDTSPESALGKKTPPMFLPISSTPQPERRKTPQRRHSIEKETPTNVRQFQPPSKQSSKSLEEFCFPVECLSLTVEEVMHIRQVLVKAELEKFQQYKDIYTAMKKGKLCFCCRSKRFSFFTWSYICQFCKKPVCSQCCKKMRLPSKPYSSLPIYSIGSTHTVPKERVSVGPALSVAGGPGPSAVGGSSASPTLKSATTGTSEGAGKSSGVAAAKSEKSSSGPQRQGIQKTMSRFSKHGSLKSHEELELPPELTEDWATMEVCVDCKKFITDIIASSKHSLSLATKRARLKRKTQSFYVSSPKGRQEYRPSERTIKEV, via the exons AACCTCCGTAAAATGGAGGAAGCGACATCAGCAGAACCTGGAAGAGACCTGAATGAGCTACAGAACGCTGACTGG GCTCGATGCTGGGTTCAGGTGATGAGGGGCCTGCGAGATGgtgtcaagctgaagaaggtgCAGGAGCGCCAGTACAACCCTCTGCCCATCGAGTACCAGCTCACTCCCTATGAGATGCTCATGGATGACATCAGGAGCAAACGCTACAAACTCCGCAAAGTCATG GTGAACGGCGACATCCCGCCCAGGCTGGAGAAGAGCGCTCATGAAGTTATCCTGGAGTTCATCAGGTCCAGACCACCTCTCAACCCC GTTTCAGCTCGTAAGCTGAAGCCACAAACTCAGCCTCCGCCGACGCTGCACGAGCGCATTCTGGAGGAGATCAAAGCCGAGCGGAAACTTCGACCAGTGTCCCCCGGTGAGATCCGTCGGGGAAGGCTGG GTTTTGGGAAAACGCGGAGTATGCCGCAGGATTTGTTCCGTGCTGGACTGG ATGACTTTAGTCCACGCATGGGCAGGAGAACGTCCAGTTCTCTGTCTCTGACCAATGGATCAGCCTCTCCCTGCAGAGAACCCTCTGGATCTCAGTCTGCACCACCGAGGAAGAAGCTCCTGAAGGCTCCCAGCCTGTCCGAGCTAGACAGCTCCGACTCCGAC GATGACATCTTTGGACACAGATCAGCCAGCAGCTCCAGTGTGGCTACATCTTTGAGGGACGATACTTCCCCAGAGTCCGCCCTCGGAAAGAAAA CTCCTCCCATGTTCCTGCCCATTTCCTCTACACCCCAACCAGAGCGGCGTAAGACCCCCCAGAGAAGACACTCCATTGAGAAGGAAACCCCAACCAATGTCCGACAGTTTCAGCCGCCTTCTAAACAGAGCTCCAAATCTCTG GAGGAGTTCTGCTTCCCTGTGGAGTGTCTGTCTCTGACCGTGGAGGAGGTGATGCACATCCGACAGGTGCTGGTCAAGGCAGAGCTGGAGAAGTTCCAGCAGTACAAAGACATCTACACGGCTATGAAGAAGGGGAAG ctttgcTTCTGTTGTCGATCCAAAAGGTTTTCCTTCTTTACCTGGTCCTACATCTGCCAGTTCTGCAAAAA GCCTGTCTGTTCCCAGTGCTGCAAAAAG ATGCGACTGCCATCCAAACCTTATTCCAGCTTACCCATCTACTCCATCGGCTCCACCCACACTGTGCCCAAGGAAAGAGTAAGCGTTGGACCAGCACTATCTGTGGCTGGAGGGCCAGGACCATCGGCAGTAGGAGGGTCTTCTGCATCCCCCACGTTGAAAAGTGCGACAACAGGGACATCTGAAGGAGCTGGAAAATCCAGTGGAGTGGCCGCTGCTAAATCTGAGAAATCCTCCAGCGGCCCACAGCGCCAGGGCATTCAGAAAACCATGTCCAG GTTCTCAAAGCATGGCTCCTTGAAGTCGCACGAGGAACTGGAGCTCCCCCCGGAGCTGACGGAGGACTGGGCCACcatggaggtgtgtgtggaCTGCAAGAAGTTCATCACGGACATTATCGCCTCCAGCAAGCACAGCCTGTCGCTGGCCACCAAGAGAGCTCGCCTAAAACGCAAAACCCAGTCCTTCTACGTGTCCTCCCCCAAAGGCAGGCAGGAGTACCGGCCATCTGAGCGAACAATCAAGGAGGTCTAA